In Zunongwangia sp. HGR-M22, the sequence CAAAACTCCTTTTCCCATCGTACGCAAACCTCTAAAATCTTTTAAGCTCATTTGCGTTCCCATTCCAAACATTACCAATTGCACAATAATCAATATTAACCAAGGGTTTCTTAGGTCTACCGCACCCCATTTAAGAAAAGCCGTAGGATAAACCATCCCACAAACAATCGCGCAAATAATCCACGCTGTATATTGGTAAGTTTTAAGTTTCTCTAATGAACCTAGCCCTATCGCGATACTCACTGCGGCCAATACTGCAACCGGTGCAATTAAACTTACAACATTACTTAACCATAATATAAATAGTAGAATAATTGCTGCTCCCCCTATCCACAAAGCGTACTGGTAAACTTTTTTCATTTTACAGTATTCTGACAAGATATTCCATAGCTACTGGAGGGCTTGCCAGTATAGGAACTTTTCTATCAATATCATCCAACTGTTCTACCACTCTCGCCATTGAAGCCTGGGCCAAAACTATCACATCAACAGTATCTGTAAGTTCTATTAGTGCAGCTGCTACTTTTTTATCGTGTTCTTGCGCATTCCCATTCATCAAAGCTTCGAAAGCTCCCTCGCATAATTTTGAAGTCAGTTCTATTTCTTTTCCCACAGCAAGTGCTCTACGCCGAACAAGATCACTTGTAGGTTCTAAAGTTGTAGGAAGCGTGGCAACCACTCCAATTTTTTTTCCTTCAGAAACCGCTTTATCTGCCATAGGACGATCTACGCGGAGCACAGGAACAGAAGTTAAAATTTCTGAAGACTCTACCGCAGCACCGATAGAAGAACAGGTTACCATTATGTAATCTGCCCCGGCTTCTTCGGCAGATCCAATATAATTTACTACTCGCCTAGCGGTATCCGGAGTTAATTTATTCCGTT encodes:
- a CDS encoding aspartate/glutamate racemase family protein, giving the protein MSKKLALIHTSATLVSIFQELVEEYLKDKDIQIFNIVDDSLIKNTIERNKLTPDTARRVVNYIGSAEEAGADYIMVTCSSIGAAVESSEILTSVPVLRVDRPMADKAVSEGKKIGVVATLPTTLEPTSDLVRRRALAVGKEIELTSKLCEGAFEALMNGNAQEHDKKVAAALIELTDTVDVIVLAQASMARVVEQLDDIDRKVPILASPPVAMEYLVRIL